In a genomic window of Strix aluco isolate bStrAlu1 chromosome 3, bStrAlu1.hap1, whole genome shotgun sequence:
- the LOC141921575 gene encoding neuronal PAS domain-containing protein 4-like, producing the protein MTIFCSHCHRPLQAEMSCLPRRGKQAPGALKPFRSTKSASKARRDQINLELQALRSLLPISVHEKERLSYLHTMALVCLWLRGAQLFPPDLAPPAGPALSAELLSLLPGFLLVLSANGKLVYISENVVQVLGLSVVELLAQGDTVFDILDGRACEDARKKLLLAQEEPGREVTFVSEMRTSKAFRLQHGGNRAMAVCGHFTALHWSASPSTAAFLALCTPVTRLPTDSNAGCQDDLFQSTHVLDMTFIDVTESVTYHLGYRREELIGQSWYGLLHPEDTDLAAAQHRAVALGAGAAAGTAVLRVLRRDRAWAWLRVSARRDGGGRAITCTSHCLREEEAAYLRARQHRPAPPPAPAAVPPPPPGGELSLLAAQLRALADSLSPPAAAPPRPWPGPGPLHPSPHDAAPARLLGGAMEAAGPRPRQ; encoded by the exons ATGACCATCTTCTGCAGCCACTGCCACAGGCCGCTGCAGGCAGAGATGAGCTGCCTGCCTAGGAGGGGCAAGCAGGCACCCGGCGCCTTGAAGCCGTTCAG GTCAACCAAGAGTGCCTCCAAGGCTCGCCGGGACCAGATCAACCTGGAGCTGCAGGCGCTGCGCTCCCTGCTGCCCATCTCTGTGCATGAGAAGGAGCGGCTCTCCTACCTCCACACCATGGCCCTGGTGTGCCTCTGGCTGCGGGGGGCTCAGCTGTTCCCTCCAG ACTTGGCTCCTCCTGCAGGACCGGCCCTCAGcgcagagctgctctccctgctgccagggTTTCTGCTTGTGCTCTCGGCCAACGGCAAGCTGGTTTACATCTCAGAGAACGTGGTTCAGGTCCTGGGCCTCTCCGTG GTGGAGCTGCTCGCCCAGGGGGACACAGTCTTTGACATCCTCGATGGGCGAGCGTGCGAGGATGCACGAAAGAAGCTCCTTCTCGCCCAGGAGGAGCCTGGCAGGG AAGTCACGTTTGTCAGCGAGATGCGCACGTCCAAGGCCTTCCGGCTGCAGCACGGGGGGAATCGGGCCATGGCAGTGTGTGGGCACTTCACAGCCCTGCACTGGTCAGCCTCCCCCTCTACCGCAGCCTTCCTGGCTCTCTGCACGCCGGTCACACGGTTGCCCACAGACAGCAATGCTGGTTGCCAGGACGACCTATTCCAGAGCACGCATGTCCTAGACATGACGTTTATTGATGTCACGGAGAG CGTCACCTATCACCTTGGCTACCGCAGGGAGGAACTGATCGGTCAGTCGTGGTACGGCCTCCTGCACCCTGAGGACACTGACCTAGCAGCTGCCCAGCACAGGGCCGTGG CGCTGGGGGCCGGGGCCGCAGCAGGGACGGCGGTGCTGCGTGTGCTGCGCAGAGACCGGGCCTGGGCCTGGCTCCGGGTGTCAGCGCGGCGGGACGGCGGGGGCCGCGCCATCACCTGCACCAGCCACTGCCTCAG ggaggaggaggcggccTACCTGCGCGCCCGACAgcaccgccccgcgccgccgcccgcccctgccgccgtgccgccgccgccgccgggaggggAGCTCAGCCTGCTGGCCGCCCAACTCCGCGCCCTGGCCGACAGCCtctcgccgcccgccgccgccccgccccggccctggcccggccccgggcccctCCACCCCAGCCCACACGACGCCGCCCCGGCCCGTCTGCTGGGCGGCGCGAtggaggcggcggggccccgcccgCGCCAATAA
- the RRP36 gene encoding ribosomal RNA processing protein 36 homolog: MRPRREGAGSRSRRDWRVPTVGGRRAAAAEEEEEEEEEEEEAAAGQPLGRLRAAEGESFSDSGDSGRLPGAEEDEEEEAGAGWRDQSLMSFEELLQVQSDMRTRVCKQVTGGKKTAKPAKATVKQQQGKKGPLEMSAKKPVPFLRQVISVTKKVHRDPRFDDLSGEYKPEIFMKTYSFLDDIKKQEKEMIQKQLKKCRNMEQKEKLQQLLNRMTQQEQAQEKQQKLRERELSLKRQQRELAKQGKKPFFLKKSEKRKLELAEKYAELKRSGKLESFLNKKRKRNAIKDKRRLPSQKNS, encoded by the exons ATGCGGCCGCGTCGGGAGGGCGCGGGGAGCCGGTCCCGGCGGGACTGGCGGGTACCGAcggtgggagggagaagagccgctgccgccgaggaggaggaggaggaggaggaggaggaggaggaggccgcgGCGGGGCAGCCACTCGGGAGGCTGAGGGCGGCGGAGGGCGAGAGTTTCAGCGACAGCGGCGACAGCGGGCGCCTCCCGGGGgcggaggaggatgaggaggaggaggcgggggctgGCTGGAGAG ATCAATCTCTCATGTCTTTTGAGGAGCTACTGCAGGTGCAGAGTGACATGAGAACAAGAGTGTGCAAGCAGGTGACCGGTGGGAAGAAAACTGCAAAACCTGCCAAAGCTACAGTGAAGCAGCAACAAGGCAAAAAGGG gccATTAGAGATGTCTGCCAAGAAGCCTGTACCTTTTTTGCGGCAAGTCATCTCTGTTACAAAGAAG GTCCACAGAGACCCTCGATTTGATGACCTGTCTGGAGAGTATAAGcctgaaatatttatgaagacATACAGCTTCCTGGACGACATCAAGAAACAGGAGAAGGAG ATGAttcagaagcagctgaaaaaatgcCGGAACATGGAGCAGAAGGAGAAACTCCAGCAGCTCCTGAACCGTATG ACACAGCAAGAACAGGCacaggaaaaacagcagaaactGAGGGAGAGGGAGCTGTCTTTGAAGAGACAACAGAGGGAGTTGGCCAAGCAGGGAAAGAAACCCTTCTTCCTAAAGAAAT CTGAGAAGCGGAAATTGGAGCTAGCCGAGAAGTATGCAGAGCTGAAGAGGAGTGGAAAGCTGGAGAGCTTCCTGaacaagaagaggaagaggaatgcCATCAAAGACAAGCGCCGTTTGCCCTCACAGAAAAACTCATGA
- the LOC141920554 gene encoding transmembrane protein 121-like, translating to MVPPPPVSKPHVCLSTVLIMTSLILMDAYLVEQSQGSRKLGICVMVAVGDVCFLLVLRYVAIWVGAEVKTAKRGYAMILWFLYVFVLEIKVYFVYQNYKADRKSLDLIARKALTLLLSICIPALYMLLVATEHMEYVRTFKKKEDLRNRLFWVIVDMLDVLDIQANLWEPQKKGLPLWAEGIMFFYCYILLLVLPCVSLCEISMQGIGIMPHRMMLYPMLSMLTVNITTIFIRGSNMVFFRDARVSSIFMGKNMLAIGLKVCTFVQYQRHRHHAPLGPDLALQHSAQAQPSPGLHMARDQPACPEELAQDNT from the coding sequence ATGGTTCCTCCACCACCTGTCAGCAAGCCCCACGTGTGCCTCTCCACTGTGCTCATCATGACCAGCCTCATTCTCATGGATGCCTACCTGgtggagcagagccagggctccAGGAAGCTGGGCATCTGTGTCATGGTGGCAGTGGGTGACGTGTGCTTCCTGCTGGTGCTCCGCTATGTGGCCATCTGGGTAGGGGCAGAGGTAAAGACAGCTAAACGGGGCTACGCCATGATCCTCTGGTTCCTGTATGTCTTCGTTCTGGAGATCAAAGTCTACTTTGTATACCAGAACTATAAAGCTGACCGGAAAAGCCTGGATCTCATAGCCCGCAAAGCACTGACCTTGCTGCTCTCCATCTGCATCCCAGCCCTCTACATGTTGTTGGTGGCCACGGAGCACATGGAGTACGTCAGGACattcaagaaaaaagaagatcTCCGCAACCGCCTCTTCTGGGTCATTGTGGACATGCTGGATGTGCTGGACATCCAGGCCAACCTGTGGGAGCCCCAGAAGAAGGGGCTGCCACTCTGGGCTGAGGGCATCATGTTCTTCTACTGCTACATCTTGCTCCTGGTCCTCCCTTGTGTGTCCCTCTGTGAGATCAGCATGCAAGGGATCGGCATCATGCCACACCGGATGATGCTGTACCCCATGCTGAGCATGCTCACTGTCAACATCACCACCATCTTCATCAGAGGCAGCAACATGGTCTTCTTCAGGGACGCCCGGGTCTCCAGCATCTTCATGGGCAAGAACATGCTGGCCATTGGGCTGAAGGTCTGTACGTTTGTGCAGTACCAGCGGCACCGGCACCATGCGCCCCTGGGGCCGGACCTGGCCCTGCAGCACAGCGCCCAggcccagccctccccagggctgcacaTGGCCCGGGACCAGCCTGCCTGCCCCGAGGAACTGGCCCAGGACAACACGTGA